A single window of Flavobacterium aestivum DNA harbors:
- a CDS encoding M43 family zinc metalloprotease: MKKQLLLLVLCCLWSLQGIRAQDLIEPSHSCRTREVNELLLKNNPNSLKENKAFNLFSKEYAKKLRTQKTAVNTTYIIPVVFHVYGTSFNGKTVTLEKIQAALMHLNEDFKGLNDDFNTVEPFFQARRGTLDIEFRLAQIDPNGKCTTGVIFEKKKDGYGNPGGYDSQIQADAWDNYKYMNIYIQNELYADGVTNNSGVCWYPDSGMSDNNLARCVYNGAYLGENTNKEFASVLTHEFGHFLNLIHTFDGGCTGTDEVDDTPIEDGKHSLGCTPGTNCNGDKVNIENYMGYNAAQGCSKMFTQGQVARMVAALQHPARRTLWAAQNLIDTGVNSAGSNVTADVTSFKEDVANNGTISGSSVITLNGATFTNSSGTLTPGVDFSANLPAGLSATIVVNSSTQATVTINGAATNHGVSNNTSGGITLLAPAINGGVSGMLCDGLSWNFKFRDPYGIFFVDIADPAVTPTSTWKYFTIEKGDDAKYGVWQYAANHLKVETYGKRLVTNAGTNNITPLGYNTAINASSNFTAPGAYPNQLDIRTPSYTTWDGKTDYFGFEYTIDGEKCYGWFKAVVAANGSGYSIVEYAYNTQPGATIYTGMTDKVALSVSPTTLPEVSANDGSITQVSSFKLTTNNGTYTKSSGELTLGVDYNITGVPAGLTAKLNVISNSEVQLAFTGNATAHSKGNSTSVVVTFLDPAVTGGIAGLSSSGATIKVNFKDPYAIVHVKDLTNLDHVTVDATTTWGFFRITADADQQDYGIFVDKGDLKFETYTKSIVCEGSSLNITLIGANQLIDGSSNFVVGGSYPNLHNLRDANYKSWDGKTGYIGFKFTIGGEPCYGWFKVKVNAKGTSYTLLEYAYNTEPNAGINTEDIPVDLSVHLANTPDVINEDLLSNDGSFSTKIDVQLTTNGGTFTKSSGNLVQGTDFTVTGLPAGLVVNIAIINNTTAELSYTGKATANEMANTTTATITFLDPAITGGATTLDANYFTTKFVFRNAYKIVYVDFPTPLTVSTTGSTWNPFNITADADHTSYGLYVAGSDLKLENYDKDLVCEPGINNISHLGYNVTIDASSNWIGTRVPTLRSSSYTVWDGKTGYIGFKYTKDGYSHYGYFEAIVSADGQSYSITKYAYNTAPEASITTPALFAHVSNTPTSISEDVSSNDGTFSTKVQLTVNSGTFTKSSGNLVEGTDFTVTGLPTGLTASINILSSTTAEVTYSGKATANEAANASTATVTFLDPAITGGVVRLDVDHFTTDFTFIDAYKIVYVDLPTPLTVSTTGTTWNFFRITADADNTDYGLFVSGSDLKLENYNKELVCESGINNISYLGYNVTIDGTNNWDGTRVPNLRSSSYTVWDGKTGFIGFKYIKNGVPHYGYFEATVSADGQSYTIARYAYNTAPNAPIKTPVQLASVKMTNTPAVIAEDEPTNDGRFITTIAVQLTTNGGTFTKSSGNLIEGTDFTVTGLPAGLTANISIVNNTTAQVTYVGKATANEAANATTATITFLDAAITGGVAVLENKSFTTGFTFIDKKLVHMTNTPAVIAEDEPTNDGRFITTIAVQLTTNGGTFTKSSGNLVEGTDFTVTGLPAGLTASISMLNNTTAQVTYVGKATANEAADATTATITFLDAAITGGVSILENKSFTTGFTFINRSTAGLVHMTNTPAAITEDKPTNNGTFSTTIAVQLTTNGGTFTKSSGNLVEGTDFTVTGLPAELTASISIVNNTTAQVSYVGKATANEVANATTATVTFLDAAITGGVAVLENKSFTTDFNFINVYNVVYVDLPNPVIVSASNPSGSFRITADVDGNDTEFTLFYGADGLKFLTNKGLVSEIGASTISYIGTSQTVGVANNWDPSGNAIISNSAYSNWNGKTGFIGFRFAKNGAIYYGYFEAAVSSDGKSFAVIRYAYNEEPEVPITTPSTVEAFTFPTLGTPDFGTTVTYASYPNPFNEVINISSSSFSGKKVEVLIYNNLGQNMFSKSYDMDSDTISIDGSTLATGFYFLKVTVDSKVQAVKKIVKN; the protein is encoded by the coding sequence ATGAAAAAACAATTACTTTTGCTAGTATTGTGCTGCCTTTGGAGTCTCCAAGGAATTAGAGCGCAAGACTTAATTGAGCCTTCACACAGTTGTCGGACAAGAGAGGTCAATGAATTGCTATTAAAGAATAACCCAAATTCTTTAAAAGAGAATAAAGCGTTTAATCTTTTCAGTAAGGAATATGCCAAAAAACTGAGAACCCAAAAAACTGCTGTAAATACTACTTATATTATACCTGTTGTTTTTCACGTTTATGGGACATCGTTTAATGGTAAAACGGTTACTTTAGAGAAAATACAAGCAGCGTTAATGCATCTTAATGAGGATTTTAAAGGTTTGAATGATGACTTCAATACTGTAGAACCTTTTTTTCAAGCAAGAAGAGGAACTTTAGATATTGAGTTCAGACTGGCTCAAATCGATCCTAATGGAAAATGTACCACTGGAGTAATTTTTGAAAAGAAAAAAGATGGGTATGGTAATCCAGGTGGTTATGATAGTCAAATTCAAGCAGATGCATGGGACAATTACAAGTATATGAATATATATATTCAAAACGAATTATATGCAGATGGGGTAACTAATAATTCAGGAGTTTGTTGGTATCCAGATTCAGGAATGTCTGATAATAATTTGGCAAGATGTGTATATAATGGAGCTTATTTAGGAGAAAATACCAATAAGGAATTTGCATCAGTACTTACACATGAGTTTGGACATTTTTTGAACTTGATTCACACTTTTGATGGTGGTTGTACAGGGACAGATGAGGTAGATGATACTCCAATTGAAGATGGAAAACATTCTTTAGGCTGTACACCAGGAACTAATTGTAACGGTGACAAGGTAAATATAGAAAACTATATGGGATACAATGCTGCACAAGGATGCAGTAAAATGTTTACACAAGGGCAAGTGGCAAGAATGGTTGCTGCTTTGCAACACCCAGCCAGAAGAACACTATGGGCTGCACAAAATTTAATTGACACTGGTGTTAATTCAGCAGGAAGTAATGTAACCGCAGATGTTACAAGTTTTAAAGAAGACGTTGCTAATAACGGAACCATATCAGGTAGCTCTGTAATTACTTTAAATGGAGCGACCTTTACTAACTCATCAGGAACATTAACTCCAGGGGTTGATTTTAGTGCTAATTTACCAGCAGGTTTAAGTGCTACCATTGTAGTTAACAGTAGTACTCAAGCTACAGTTACTATAAACGGAGCAGCAACAAACCATGGTGTAAGTAATAATACCAGTGGAGGAATTACCTTATTAGCTCCAGCAATAAATGGAGGAGTGAGCGGTATGCTTTGTGATGGTTTGAGCTGGAATTTTAAATTCAGAGACCCTTATGGAATTTTCTTCGTTGATATTGCTGACCCAGCGGTTACTCCAACTTCTACTTGGAAATATTTTACAATTGAAAAAGGAGATGATGCAAAATATGGTGTATGGCAATATGCAGCCAATCATTTAAAGGTAGAAACTTACGGAAAAAGATTAGTTACCAATGCAGGAACAAATAATATTACTCCTCTTGGTTATAATACAGCAATTAATGCAAGCAGTAACTTTACTGCGCCAGGTGCATATCCAAATCAATTAGATATCAGAACTCCGTCTTATACTACTTGGGATGGCAAAACAGATTATTTTGGTTTTGAATATACAATTGATGGAGAAAAATGTTACGGTTGGTTCAAAGCGGTTGTCGCTGCGAATGGTTCAGGATATAGTATTGTAGAATATGCTTATAATACACAACCGGGTGCTACAATCTATACAGGAATGACAGATAAAGTTGCCTTAAGCGTTTCTCCAACAACACTTCCAGAAGTATCAGCTAATGATGGAAGCATTACTCAGGTATCTTCTTTTAAATTAACAACGAATAATGGGACTTATACGAAGAGTTCAGGAGAATTAACTCTTGGAGTAGATTATAACATAACAGGAGTTCCAGCAGGATTGACTGCTAAATTAAATGTAATCAGTAATTCAGAGGTACAATTGGCATTTACAGGAAATGCAACAGCTCATTCAAAAGGGAATAGTACTTCAGTAGTTGTTACATTTTTAGATCCAGCAGTTACAGGAGGAATAGCAGGATTATCTAGTTCTGGAGCTACAATAAAAGTAAACTTCAAAGATCCTTATGCAATTGTGCATGTAAAAGATTTGACAAATTTAGACCATGTTACGGTAGATGCTACAACCACATGGGGTTTTTTCCGAATTACAGCTGATGCAGACCAACAAGATTATGGTATTTTTGTGGATAAAGGAGATCTTAAATTTGAAACATATACTAAATCTATAGTTTGTGAGGGTAGTTCTCTAAATATCACTTTGATTGGTGCAAACCAACTTATTGATGGCAGCAGTAATTTTGTTGTAGGAGGTAGTTATCCTAATTTGCATAATCTAAGAGATGCAAATTATAAATCCTGGGATGGAAAAACTGGATATATTGGTTTTAAATTTACAATAGGAGGTGAACCTTGTTATGGATGGTTTAAAGTGAAAGTAAATGCCAAAGGAACAAGTTACACTTTATTAGAATATGCTTATAATACCGAGCCTAATGCAGGAATAAATACAGAAGATATTCCGGTAGATCTTTCAGTTCATTTGGCTAATACACCAGATGTGATCAATGAAGATCTTTTAAGCAATGACGGAAGTTTTAGTACAAAAATTGATGTTCAGCTAACTACAAACGGAGGGACTTTTACAAAAAGTTCTGGTAATTTAGTTCAAGGAACAGATTTTACAGTAACAGGATTACCAGCAGGTTTAGTAGTAAATATTGCTATAATAAACAATACAACTGCTGAGCTAAGTTATACAGGTAAAGCAACAGCTAATGAGATGGCTAATACAACCACTGCAACGATTACTTTTTTGGATCCTGCAATTACTGGTGGAGCTACTACACTAGATGCAAACTATTTTACCACTAAGTTTGTTTTCAGAAATGCTTACAAAATTGTTTATGTTGATTTTCCAACTCCTTTAACAGTATCTACTACAGGTTCTACATGGAACCCATTCAATATTACAGCTGATGCAGATCATACAAGTTATGGATTGTATGTTGCTGGTAGTGATTTAAAATTAGAAAACTATGATAAGGATTTAGTTTGCGAACCAGGAATTAATAATATTTCACACCTTGGATATAATGTTACAATTGATGCATCAAGCAATTGGATTGGAACAAGAGTTCCTACTTTAAGAAGTAGTTCTTATACTGTATGGGATGGTAAGACAGGTTATATAGGGTTTAAATACACAAAAGACGGATACTCTCATTATGGTTATTTTGAAGCAATTGTAAGTGCAGATGGTCAAAGTTATTCAATAACAAAATATGCTTATAATACAGCACCGGAAGCTTCTATTACAACACCAGCTTTATTTGCCCATGTTTCTAATACACCAACTAGCATTTCAGAAGATGTGTCAAGTAATGATGGAACTTTCAGTACTAAAGTACAATTGACTGTTAATAGTGGAACTTTTACAAAAAGCTCAGGGAACTTAGTTGAAGGAACAGATTTTACAGTAACAGGATTGCCTACAGGTTTAACTGCTAGTATCAATATATTAAGCAGCACAACTGCTGAAGTAACATATTCAGGTAAAGCAACAGCTAACGAAGCTGCTAATGCAAGTACAGCTACAGTTACTTTCTTAGATCCAGCTATTACAGGCGGAGTAGTTAGACTAGATGTTGATCATTTTACTACTGATTTTACTTTTATAGATGCATACAAAATTGTTTATGTTGATTTACCAACTCCTTTAACAGTATCTACTACTGGTACTACATGGAATTTCTTCAGAATTACTGCAGATGCTGATAATACTGATTACGGATTGTTTGTTTCTGGTAGTGATTTGAAATTAGAAAACTATAATAAGGAATTAGTTTGTGAATCTGGAATTAATAACATTTCATATCTAGGTTATAATGTTACAATTGATGGAACAAATAATTGGGATGGAACAAGAGTCCCTAATTTGAGAAGCAGTTCTTATACAGTTTGGGATGGTAAAACTGGTTTTATAGGTTTTAAATATATTAAAAACGGAGTTCCTCATTATGGTTATTTTGAGGCGACAGTAAGTGCAGATGGTCAAAGTTATACAATTGCCAGATACGCTTACAACACAGCTCCTAACGCTCCTATAAAAACTCCTGTTCAATTAGCTTCAGTTAAGATGACGAATACGCCAGCTGTAATTGCTGAAGACGAGCCAACTAATGATGGTAGATTTATTACAACTATTGCTGTGCAATTGACAACAAACGGAGGAACTTTTACAAAAAGCTCAGGTAATTTAATTGAAGGAACAGATTTTACAGTAACAGGTTTGCCAGCTGGATTAACAGCTAATATCAGCATAGTAAATAATACTACAGCTCAAGTAACTTATGTAGGTAAAGCAACAGCAAATGAAGCAGCCAATGCAACTACTGCTACAATAACCTTTTTAGATGCAGCTATCACAGGAGGAGTTGCCGTTTTAGAGAATAAATCGTTTACTACAGGATTTACTTTTATAGATAAAAAGTTAGTTCATATGACGAATACACCAGCTGTAATTGCTGAGGACGAGCCAACTAACGATGGTAGATTTATCACGACTATTGCTGTACAGTTAACAACAAATGGTGGAACTTTTACAAAAAGTTCAGGAAATTTAGTTGAAGGAACAGATTTTACAGTAACAGGTTTACCAGCAGGTTTAACGGCTAGTATCAGTATGCTAAATAACACTACAGCTCAAGTGACTTATGTAGGTAAAGCAACAGCAAATGAAGCTGCCGATGCAACTACTGCAACAATAACCTTTTTGGATGCAGCAATCACAGGGGGAGTCTCAATTTTAGAGAATAAATCGTTTACTACAGGATTTACTTTTATTAATAGAAGTACTGCAGGATTAGTTCATATGACTAATACACCAGCAGCAATTACTGAAGATAAGCCAACTAATAATGGTACTTTTAGTACTACTATTGCAGTACAATTGACGACAAATGGTGGAACTTTTACAAAAAGTTCAGGAAATTTAGTTGAAGGAACAGATTTTACAGTAACAGGTTTACCAGCAGAATTAACAGCTAGCATTAGCATAGTAAATAATACTACTGCACAAGTAAGTTATGTTGGTAAAGCAACAGCAAATGAAGTGGCAAATGCAACTACAGCAACAGTTACCTTTCTGGATGCTGCGATTACTGGTGGAGTTGCTGTTTTAGAGAATAAATCGTTTACTACTGATTTTAATTTTATAAATGTTTATAATGTAGTTTATGTAGATTTGCCAAACCCGGTTATAGTATCGGCTTCAAATCCTTCGGGCTCATTTAGAATTACTGCGGATGTAGATGGAAATGATACAGAGTTTACTTTGTTTTATGGTGCAGATGGTTTGAAATTCTTAACTAATAAAGGATTAGTTAGTGAGATAGGAGCAAGTACAATTAGTTACATTGGAACTAGTCAAACGGTTGGAGTAGCCAATAACTGGGATCCATCAGGAAATGCAATTATTAGTAATTCTGCTTATAGCAATTGGAACGGAAAAACTGGATTCATTGGATTTAGATTCGCTAAAAATGGCGCTATATATTATGGTTATTTTGAGGCAGCAGTAAGTTCTGATGGAAAAAGTTTTGCAGTAATACGATATGCGTATAATGAAGAACCAGAAGTTCCAATTACAACACCAAGTACTGTTGAAGCTTTTACTTTCCCTACTTTGGGCACACCAGATTTTGGAACAACAGTAACTTATGCGAGTTATCCAAATCCGTTCAATGAAGTAATAAATATTAGCTCTAGCTCATTTTCAGGAAAAAAAGTAGAGGTTTTAATTTATAACAATTTAGGGCAAAATATGTTTTCTAAATCATATGATATGGATAGTGACACTATATCTATTGATGGTAGTACTTTAGCAACAGGTTTCTACTTCTTAAAAGTGACTGTAGATTCTAAAGTTCAAGCTGTTAAGAAGATAGTTAAAAATTAA
- a CDS encoding S9 family peptidase, which produces MKKTFLIIYLFTQAIFAQNSINIDRLDWLPNSHLFWVNEQDNIIVYDANELTGKKVVLSKEQLREAGFQGKIEKLVWNKTQDKVLIFTNSKKVWRANTKGDYWFFDLATGKGKQMGKNFDPSSLMFAKFSNDSKNIAYVYKHNIYLENISTGDIKQLTQDGTAKIINGTFDWVYEEELNARDGFRWSPDGNSIAFWRVDARETKFQLMMNNTDSLYSYNVPVEYPKAGEKPSAVKLGIINIASDKTNWLDIPGEADNNYLPRMEWTGNNELMVIQLNRRQNEVNVYKCDAISGKANSIYQEKNTSWIDIYDTSSGVYDGFPCTIVDNGKAFLWSSDADGWMHVYKIAMNGKSKELITKEKFDTYFLAYNQATKTIYTAASPTDATQRYLYETNLDTKVTKRSTPDQFDGTNVYRFSPDAAFARHGNSNINHNWNSRLISLQKNKKVYPNEADSFTVPKRDYTLEKIKVKTIDGIDMDGIMAKPLDFDPSKKYPLFFFVYGEPMSAVANDVPYFNYFISKLIPKGYIGIALDNRGTPVFKGTEWRKCIYKNIGIINTRDQAMAAKEILKWPFIDRDRVAVHGWSGGGAVTLNLMFQYPEVYKTGIAIAAVTDQHFYDNIYTERYMGLPTENEAAYIQASPITYAKKLKGNLLYIHGTGDDNVHYKNAEVLMNELIKYDKMFDLMLYPNRTHSINEGEGTSLHLAHTFEKFIDEHCPAGAK; this is translated from the coding sequence ATGAAGAAGACGTTTTTAATCATTTACCTTTTTACGCAAGCAATTTTTGCTCAAAATTCTATCAATATTGATAGGCTGGATTGGTTGCCAAATTCGCATTTATTTTGGGTAAATGAGCAGGATAATATCATAGTCTATGATGCTAATGAACTTACAGGTAAGAAAGTAGTTTTAAGTAAAGAACAATTAAGAGAAGCTGGGTTTCAAGGAAAGATTGAAAAATTAGTATGGAATAAAACTCAGGATAAAGTATTGATTTTTACAAACTCTAAAAAAGTTTGGCGCGCCAATACAAAAGGTGATTATTGGTTTTTTGATCTTGCTACGGGAAAAGGAAAACAAATGGGGAAAAATTTTGATCCTTCATCGCTAATGTTTGCTAAGTTTTCAAATGATAGTAAAAATATAGCTTATGTATACAAGCATAATATCTACTTGGAAAATATCAGTACAGGGGATATCAAACAACTTACGCAGGATGGAACCGCTAAAATAATAAACGGAACGTTTGACTGGGTATATGAGGAAGAGCTTAATGCAAGAGATGGTTTTAGATGGAGCCCAGATGGTAATAGTATTGCTTTTTGGCGCGTAGATGCCAGAGAGACAAAGTTTCAATTGATGATGAATAATACAGATTCGTTATATTCATATAATGTTCCTGTAGAATACCCAAAGGCAGGAGAGAAACCTTCAGCAGTAAAATTGGGGATTATAAATATCGCTTCTGATAAAACCAATTGGTTGGATATTCCCGGAGAAGCAGATAATAACTACTTACCTAGAATGGAATGGACAGGTAATAATGAATTAATGGTGATACAATTGAATCGTCGTCAAAATGAGGTGAATGTGTACAAGTGCGATGCAATTTCAGGGAAGGCAAACTCAATATATCAAGAAAAAAACACTTCTTGGATTGATATTTATGATACTTCCTCTGGAGTCTATGATGGTTTTCCATGCACTATAGTAGACAATGGAAAAGCATTCTTATGGAGTTCTGACGCAGATGGATGGATGCATGTTTATAAAATAGCTATGAATGGTAAGAGTAAGGAGTTAATCACAAAAGAAAAATTCGACACCTATTTTTTAGCTTACAATCAGGCAACAAAGACTATTTATACAGCTGCCAGCCCAACCGATGCAACACAAAGGTATTTGTATGAGACTAATTTAGATACCAAAGTCACAAAGCGTAGTACACCAGATCAATTTGATGGTACCAATGTTTATAGATTTTCTCCAGATGCCGCTTTTGCAAGACATGGTAATTCTAATATAAATCATAATTGGAATTCAAGATTAATTTCTTTGCAAAAGAATAAGAAAGTTTATCCAAATGAAGCTGATTCGTTTACAGTTCCTAAAAGAGATTATACTTTAGAAAAAATAAAAGTCAAAACGATAGATGGAATTGACATGGATGGTATAATGGCAAAACCACTGGATTTTGACCCTTCAAAAAAGTATCCATTGTTCTTTTTTGTTTATGGTGAGCCAATGTCAGCAGTTGCCAATGATGTACCATACTTTAATTATTTTATTTCAAAATTAATCCCAAAAGGATATATCGGAATAGCATTGGATAACAGAGGAACACCAGTATTTAAAGGAACAGAATGGCGTAAATGTATTTATAAAAACATTGGAATTATAAATACACGTGACCAAGCTATGGCAGCCAAAGAAATATTGAAATGGCCTTTTATTGATAGAGACCGAGTTGCAGTGCATGGCTGGAGCGGAGGAGGAGCAGTGACTTTAAACTTAATGTTCCAATACCCAGAAGTTTATAAAACAGGAATTGCAATTGCAGCTGTAACAGATCAGCATTTTTATGACAACATATATACAGAACGTTATATGGGATTGCCTACAGAAAATGAAGCGGCGTATATTCAGGCATCACCTATCACTTATGCTAAAAAGCTAAAAGGAAATTTACTATATATTCACGGTACGGGAGATGATAATGTACATTATAAAAACGCTGAAGTTTTGATGAATGAATTGATAAAATATGACAAAATGTTTGATTTAATGTTATATCCTAATCGTACACATAGTATTAATGAGGGAGAAGGAACAAGTTTACATTTAGCACATACATTCGAAAAATTTATAGATGAACATTGTCCAGCCGGAGCAAAATAA